Proteins encoded in a region of the Gammaproteobacteria bacterium genome:
- a CDS encoding TIGR03747 family integrating conjugative element membrane protein translates to MSDPAATAQRQQTRQRNVVGSVVTLPFRFFGVLCGSLLLCILVEWIGMHLFWPEQGWHHAQAMVHYELDQLSTHFTRSVVVQEPGRTAHRLVDGGYEWIFAKTGLMDWMQDAATQARAGSVNPTRDFRYYLGVAYVHLESYLIAAAYILLVFLVRLLVLCLMLPLFCMAAFVGLVDGLVRRDIRRFGAGRESGFVYHRAKAAVMPLLVLPWAIYLALPISVSPLLVLLPSAILLGVVMDIAAGSFKKYL, encoded by the coding sequence ATGAGTGATCCGGCAGCCACCGCGCAGCGGCAACAGACGCGGCAGCGCAATGTCGTCGGCTCGGTGGTCACACTGCCGTTTCGCTTCTTCGGCGTACTCTGCGGGTCCTTGCTGCTCTGCATCCTGGTGGAATGGATCGGTATGCACCTGTTCTGGCCGGAACAGGGGTGGCATCACGCCCAAGCCATGGTGCATTACGAGCTCGATCAGCTTTCGACACACTTCACGCGCAGCGTGGTGGTACAGGAGCCAGGGCGCACGGCCCACCGGTTGGTCGATGGCGGTTATGAGTGGATATTCGCCAAAACAGGACTGATGGATTGGATGCAGGATGCTGCTACACAGGCCCGCGCAGGGAGCGTCAACCCAACCCGGGACTTCCGCTATTACCTGGGCGTGGCCTACGTCCACCTGGAAAGCTACCTGATCGCCGCCGCGTATATATTGCTGGTCTTCCTGGTGCGCTTGCTGGTGTTGTGCCTCATGCTGCCGCTGTTCTGCATGGCCGCCTTCGTGGGACTGGTCGACGGGCTCGTACGTCGGGACATCCGTCGGTTCGGTGCGGGCCGCGAATCCGGCTTCGTCTATCACCGGGCGAAAGCCGCCGTGATGCCGCTATTGGTGCTTCCCTGGGCGATTTATCTGGCGCTGCCGATCAGTGTGAGCCCATTGCTGGTCCTGTTGCCCAGTGCCATATTGCTGGGAGTGGTGATGGATATCGCGGCGGGAAGTTTCAAAAAATATCTTTAG
- a CDS encoding integrating conjugative element protein: MASLMASADDTQLIVVEDRGGGSALLYYQALDLPPMDSPVRPPMRDEEPVAPTQPFSEADMLPARSALLSPGRVERRSIQAPGLSPLFLVGDDEYSRAWLRRRADNLQALGAAGLVVDVETSEDLANLRRLVPGLSLSPVSADELARRLGINHYPVLVTATGIEQ; this comes from the coding sequence ATGGCGAGCCTTATGGCCTCCGCCGATGACACCCAGCTCATCGTCGTTGAAGACCGGGGCGGCGGCTCCGCGCTGCTGTACTACCAGGCATTGGATTTACCACCGATGGACTCTCCCGTCCGTCCACCAATGCGTGATGAGGAACCTGTGGCTCCAACCCAGCCCTTCAGCGAGGCGGACATGCTGCCGGCAAGGTCAGCGTTACTTTCGCCGGGCAGGGTGGAACGCCGATCGATTCAGGCACCGGGGCTCAGCCCCCTATTCCTGGTGGGCGACGACGAGTACTCCCGGGCGTGGCTGCGCCGTCGAGCAGACAACTTGCAGGCATTGGGCGCCGCGGGTCTGGTGGTCGACGTTGAAACCTCGGAAGACCTGGCCAACCTGCGACGCCTGGTGCCGGGTTTGAGCCTGTCGCCGGTCTCCGCCGATGAGCTGGCTCGCCGTCTTGGCATCAACCATTATCCGGTGCTGGTCACGGCCACGGGCATCGAGCAGTGA
- the traD gene encoding type IV conjugative transfer system coupling protein TraD — protein sequence MAQPHAVEVMLRPAVELYSVAVSIGAAALCLFAPWSLALSPLLGLGAALGFLTFAAIRYQDARMIRRYRRNIRRIPRYVMASRDVPVSQQRLFVGRGFRWDQRHTHRLMQTYRPEFRCYVEPTPLYRFVRRLEQRLEFTPFPLSSLARVTAWDHLLNPVRPLPPVGGLPRLHGIEPQETDVSLPLGERVGHTLVLGTTRVGKTRLAELCITQDIRRKVNGEHEVVIVFDPKGDADLLKRMYVEAKRAGREGEFYVFHLGWPDISARYNAVGRFGRISEVATRIAGQLSGEGNSAAFREFAWRFVNIIARALVELGRRPDYLLIQRHVINIDALFIEYAQHFFAKSEPKAWEVIVQLEGKLNDKNIPRHMVGREKRVVAIEQYLSQVRVYDPVLDGLRSAVRYDRTYFDKIVASLLPLLEKLTTGKIAQLLAPDYADLRDPRPIFDWMQIIRKRAVVYVGLDALSDAEVAAAVGNSMFSDLVSVAGHLYKFGIDDGLPSASTSAHVKIPINVHADEFNELMGDEFIPLVNKGGGAGIQVTAYTQTLSDIEARIGNRAKAGQVVGNFNNLFMLRVRETATAELLTRQLPKVEVYTTSIVSGATDTSDPQGHTAFTSNTQDRITTTSVPLIEPAHVVNLPKGQAFALLEGGNLWKIRMPLPASNSDEAMPKDLQVLAGYMRQHYLDAGEWWENQGRAALQNESLPDDLLDDFKQMTTAETDGAGTS from the coding sequence ATGGCCCAGCCTCATGCCGTGGAGGTCATGTTACGACCCGCCGTCGAGCTGTACAGCGTCGCGGTCAGTATCGGTGCCGCTGCACTTTGCCTCTTCGCCCCCTGGTCACTGGCCCTGAGTCCCTTGCTGGGGCTGGGGGCAGCCTTGGGCTTTCTGACCTTTGCCGCCATCCGCTACCAGGACGCCAGGATGATTCGGCGTTACCGACGCAACATTCGCCGCATCCCCCGTTACGTGATGGCCAGCCGGGACGTACCGGTGAGCCAGCAACGGCTGTTCGTCGGCAGGGGATTTCGCTGGGATCAGCGCCATACGCATCGGCTGATGCAGACCTATCGCCCCGAGTTTCGCTGCTATGTCGAACCGACGCCGCTCTATCGGTTTGTCCGCCGGTTGGAGCAGCGGCTGGAATTTACGCCATTCCCACTTTCCAGCCTTGCCCGAGTGACCGCATGGGATCACCTCCTGAATCCGGTTCGTCCACTGCCCCCGGTGGGCGGGCTGCCGCGCCTGCACGGCATCGAGCCCCAGGAGACGGACGTCTCCCTGCCACTGGGCGAGCGAGTCGGTCATACCCTGGTGCTCGGCACTACACGGGTTGGCAAGACCCGGCTGGCCGAGCTGTGCATCACCCAGGATATCCGCCGCAAGGTCAACGGCGAGCACGAGGTCGTAATCGTGTTCGATCCCAAGGGCGATGCCGACCTGCTCAAGCGCATGTACGTGGAAGCCAAGCGTGCCGGGCGTGAAGGCGAGTTCTACGTGTTCCATCTCGGTTGGCCTGACATTTCCGCCCGCTACAATGCGGTGGGGCGCTTCGGGCGCATCTCGGAGGTGGCCACGCGCATCGCCGGCCAGCTCTCCGGCGAGGGCAACAGCGCGGCCTTTCGGGAATTTGCCTGGCGCTTCGTCAACATCATCGCCCGCGCCCTGGTGGAGCTGGGACGGCGCCCCGACTACCTGCTGATCCAGCGCCACGTCATCAACATCGACGCCCTGTTCATCGAGTACGCCCAGCACTTCTTCGCCAAGTCCGAACCCAAAGCCTGGGAAGTTATTGTGCAGCTCGAAGGCAAGCTGAACGACAAGAACATTCCCCGTCACATGGTCGGACGGGAAAAGCGCGTGGTCGCCATCGAGCAATACCTGTCCCAGGTTCGGGTCTACGACCCGGTGCTCGACGGGCTGCGTTCGGCGGTGCGCTACGACCGAACGTATTTCGACAAGATCGTCGCGTCGCTCCTGCCACTGCTGGAGAAACTGACCACCGGCAAGATCGCCCAACTGCTGGCCCCGGACTATGCCGACCTGCGTGATCCGCGGCCGATCTTCGACTGGATGCAGATCATTCGCAAGCGGGCCGTGGTCTACGTGGGGCTGGATGCCCTGTCGGATGCCGAGGTTGCTGCAGCGGTGGGCAACTCAATGTTCTCCGACCTGGTATCAGTGGCCGGGCACCTCTACAAGTTCGGCATCGACGACGGCCTGCCCAGTGCCTCGACTAGCGCACATGTGAAAATCCCCATCAATGTCCATGCCGATGAGTTCAACGAACTGATGGGCGACGAGTTCATCCCCTTGGTTAACAAGGGCGGTGGTGCCGGGATTCAGGTAACGGCCTATACCCAGACCCTGAGCGACATCGAGGCCCGTATCGGCAACCGGGCCAAGGCAGGGCAGGTGGTGGGCAACTTCAACAACTTGTTCATGCTGCGGGTACGTGAAACGGCCACCGCCGAACTGCTGACCCGCCAGTTGCCCAAGGTCGAGGTCTACACCACATCCATCGTTAGTGGGGCAACGGATACCTCCGATCCGCAGGGGCATACGGCCTTTACCTCCAATACCCAGGATCGCATCACTACCACCAGCGTGCCGTTGATCGAACCAGCCCACGTAGTGAATCTCCCCAAGGGCCAGGCCTTCGCGCTGCTTGAAGGCGGCAACCTGTGGAAGATCCGCATGCCATTGCCAGCGTCCAACTCCGACGAGGCCATGCCGAAGGATCTGCAGGTGCTGGCCGGCTATATGCGCCAGCACTACCTCGACGCTGGGGAGTGGTGGGAAAACCAGGGTAGGGCAGCCTTACAGAACGAAAGCCTGCCGGACGACCTGCTGGATGACTTCAAACAGATGACCACCGCCGAGACCGACGGGGCCGGGACATCATGA